The Rhodobacter sp. 24-YEA-8 DNA segment TCCTGCCGGCATAAATGAAAGCGACCGGCCCGAGGATCTGGGCATCGACAGCCTCGGCCTGGTGGAGGCGATTTTCGCCATTGAAGAAAGGTTCGACATCTCGGTCCCTTTCAACCCGAATGACCCGGGGCAGGCCGGACCGGAAGATCTGGACGTCTCGGATATCGGCGGCATAATTCGCGGCATCGAGGCACTGATCGCGGCGCAAAGACCGGTCGGGCACCTATGAGGCGGGTGGTCATCACCGGCGCGGGAACGGTGAATGCACTGGCCCATGATCTTCCCGGCACTTATGCGGCGCTGGCGGCGGGGCGCTCGGGCATCGGGCCGCTGGAATTTCGCGATGCCGACCGGCTGACGATCCGCATCGGCGCGCAGATCCGGGGCTGGGCCTGGGATCAGGGCCTGACCCCGCAGGAACAGTCGCTTTACGACCCCTTTACCCGCTACGCGCTTGCTGCGGCAGAAGAGGCGCTGGCCATGGCCGGGCCGGGCGCGGCCGAAGGGGCGGGGGTGCTGATCGGTTCGGCCTCCGGCGGCATCCATACCTGGGAAGAAAACTACCGTGCGGTGTTCGAGGGCGGCCGGAACCGCGTGCCGCCGCTGACGGTGCCGCGCCTGATGATGAACGCCGCCGCCTCGCATATCGGGATGCGGCACGGGCTGACCGGACCGACTTTCGCAGTGTCTTCAGCCTGTTCCAGCTCAAACCATGCGATTGGCCAGGCCTTCCGCCTGATCCGCGACGGGCATGCGCCCGCGATGCTGGCGGGGGGCGCCGAGGCGATGCTGTGTTTCAGCGGTATCAAGGCCTGGGAGGGGCTGCGGGTGCTGTCCCCCGACGGATGCCGCCCGTTTTCGGCCAGCCGCAATGGCATGGTGATGGGCGAGGGGGCGGCGGTCTTCGTGCTGGAAGACGAGGCCCGCGCCCGGGCGCGCGGCGCAAAGGTTCTGGCCGAGATTGCCGGTTTCGGCATGACGGCGGATGCGGGCGATATCGTGGTGCCCTCGGTCAGCGGCGCCGCGGGGGCGATGCGGGCCGCACTGGCCGAGGCCGGCCTTGCCCCCGAAGAGATCGGCTATATCAACGCCCATGGCACCGGCACAAGGGTCAATGACCGCAATGAGGTTGCGGCGATCCGTGAGGTGTTCGGGGCGGGCACTGGGCTAATGGTTTCATCGACCAAGGCGGCGCATGGTCACGCGATCGGCGCGACCGGCGCGCTGGAACTGATCGCCTGCCTGATGGCGCTGGATCAGGGCGTAATCGCGCCGACGCTCGGGCTGGACCGCGCAGATCCTGATTGTGACCTTGACCATGTCCCGAATGAAGCACGCCGCGCCCGGACGGGCGCGGCGTTGTCGAATTCCTTTGCCTTTGGCGGGCTGAACGCGGTGCTTGCACTGCGCGCGGCCCGGTAAGGTCCTTACTCGGCGGCGGCAGGAGCCGGCGCTGCGGCAGCGGCAGCCGCGGCGGCTGCATCGGCCTTCACATTAGCCGCGACCATTGCGTCATAGCCCGAGGTGAAGCCTTTCAGCGAGACATCGAGGCTGACTTTCTGATCCGGTGCCACGAAGGGCGAGATCGCGAATTTCGCGGTGGCGCCCTTTTTGAAGCCGGCAATTTCTTCGGCGGTGAAACCGATCCGCGCCACGCAACCGATCTGGGTGCAGACGGTGAACGGATAGGCGCGCGCTTTGGCGGTATCGACCGTCAGCTGCATTCCTTCGGTCAGAAGGGTCTCCAAGGGAGCGATGAAGTTCGCACCGGCAACCGCCGGGCCGGGGGCGCCTGCAGGCAGCGAGAAGATCGCGAGTTCGGCCACTGGCGAGCCATCGGCATCTTTCAGCAGCTGGTAAAGCTGGCAGGGATCGGCTTCGAGGCCGACGCGCTCGCAGCGCAGCTCCCATTTCTCATGGGTCGAGGCGGTGTAGATCGCGCTCTGGCCACCGATCTCGGAGCCCATCGACAGATCGCTGCCCCCGGCCGGTTGCCCGGCGGCTTCTGCCGGAGCGGTGGTGTCGGCGGTTGCTTCAGCGGGTGCTTCTGTCGTGTCCTGGGCGAGCGCGGCAAAGGGGCTGCCGAATGCAAGTGCAAGAGCGAGAAGCGAGATACGCGGGTTCAACATATAGTCATGTCCTTTGAACGGTGACTGTAGCCGGTGGAAATTTGCCTGGCTGCCGCAGGCTGAATATCACGCTGAAATGGCAGTGTCAGGTCTCATTTGCGCGACCAGCGGCGGGTTGTTGCCGGACAGCGTTCCGGTAAAAGCGGCTTCAACCCTGGATATAGTAGTGACCTCTGCACCTGGACTGGCACAGGGGCGATGGCCACCCGTCTGAAGGTCGGAATGCGAGGGGAAATGGGCGGGGCAGAAAAAACAAAGGGCCGGAATGACCGGCCCTTTGCATGCGCTGCGGGGCGGGCCCCTTACGCTTATATTTTTTGCTCCCTGTCGGACTGGCCGACTTCACGTAAAGGGACGCTAAGCAGCTTTCTGCACTGCGTCAACAGGAAATCTGTTACATCTGGCGGCCAGAGACAGAGAAAAAAATCTAACCATTTGGTCAGGATTTCTGTGATTTTACGCTAATACGGCTTCCCTTCTGCTTCCCTTCTGCGCAGGCGGAACCGGGGCGGAGGCCCGCCTTGCGAGAGCGCGCCGCGAGACAACCGGACGGCGTCCTGCCCGCAGCCGGCCCGGTAAGAACGAGGCTGGTTTCGACGGCGGAACAGGGTATGGTCCATGCCGCAATGTAAGGTCGGAAACGGCAGATCTGAAATGGTATGGCCGCCGTTGCCTGCCCGGATCTCAGGCCCCGAGACAGGAGTTTACCCGGTGACAGCACAGAATGATCCAGCCACACCCGCCGCAGCGCAGGACCGGATTTTCCTGGGCGGAGGCGGCGAGGGCTACGGTGTCGCGCAGGAGTTGCTGCTGAAATACGGCAACCGGCACGGGCTGATCGCCGGTGCAACCGGGACCGGCAAGACGGTGACGCTCCAGGTGCTGGCCGAGGGCTTTGCGGCGGCGGGCGTGCCGGTGTTCCTTTCAGATATCAAGGGCGATCTTTCGGGGATCTGCCAGCCGGGCGATCCGGCCGCAAAGACCCACGCAGCCTTTGCGGCCCGCGCCGAAACCATCGGCATTGATCTGGCCTATCGCGCTTATCCGGTGCTGTTCTGGGATCTCTTTGGCCAGCGCGGCCATCCGGTGCGCACCACCATCGCCGAGATGGGGCCTTTGCTTTTGTCGAGGCTGCTGGAGCTGACCGAGGTGCAGGAAGGCGTGATGAATGTCGCCTTCCGACTGGCCGATGATGAGAAACTCGCGCTTCTCGATATGAAGGATCTGCGCGCGCTTCTGACCTTTATTGCGGAGAATTCCGCCGAGATCTCCTCCACCTATGGGCTGGTCTCGTCGCAATCGGTGGGCGCGATCCAGCGCCGGCTCCTGATGCTGGAAAACGAGGGGGCGACCCAACTCTTTGGGGAGCCGGCGCTGGAACTTGCGGATCTCATGACTGTGGATCCCGACGGGACGGGGCGGATCTCGATCCTTGTCGCCGACAGGCTGATCAACAGCACGCGGCTTTATGCGACCTTCCTCCTGTGGCTCCTGTCCGAGCTGTTCGAGGCGCTGCCGGAAGTGGGCGATCCCGATAAGCCAAAGCTCGTCTTTTTCTTTGATGAGGCGCATCTTCTGTTCAATGACGCGCCTAAGGCGCTGATTTCGCGGATTGAACAGGTGGCGCGACTGATCCGGTCAAAAGGCGTCGGCGTCTATTTCATCACGCAAAATCCGGCCGATGTGCCCGATACCGTGCTGGGTCAGCTGGGGAACCGGGTGCAGCATGCGCTGCGCACTTTCACCGCGAAGGACCAGACCGATCTGGCGCGGGCGGCCCGCACCTATCGCGCCAATCCGCGCTTTCCGATTGAAGAGGCGATCCGCGAGGTCGGCACCGGCGAGGCGGTGACTTCGCTGCTGGAGGCCAAAGGCGTGCCGGGCATGGCCGAGCGCACCCTAGTCCGTCCGCCCTTCAGCCGGCTTGGGCCTGCGGAGGAAAGCGCAAGGGTGGCGGCTTTTGCCGCCTCGCCGCTGGCCGGGAAATACGATACCGAGATTGACCGTGAAAGCGCGTTCGAGATTTTGCGGGCGCGCGCCGGGAAGGCGGCGGCAGAAGCGTCACGTTCGCAAGAAGCGGTGGCCGAGGGGGCCGCGGGCGAAGAGTTCAGCCGTGGCAGGCGCTATGGCGGCGAAAACTCTTCGCGGCGCTATGAGGCGCCGACGAGGACGACAGAGCCGGCTCCGAAGAAAAAGAGCAGTTCTTCGCGCTCGGATTCGGTCGGTGAGGCATTCGCCAAGAGTTTCGCACGCCAGCTGGGCAGCAAAAGCGGCCAGGCCGTTGTGCGTGGCGTGCTCGGGACGATCTTCGGCAAACGCTGAGGTGGTGTTCTGTTCGGGCCACTGGCTGGCAGCGGAACGCCTTTGCTGCGGTATTTGTCAATGCGGCCGGTCTGCATGGCCGGGCTTTGGCTGGGTCAGTTTTTCTACACCTGTCCTAAGGGCAAGTGACCGGCCTCGGGTGGGCCGGGTCCTGACCCCAATGAGTTCGCCCCCAAAGATGATGCATCTTATTCCGGCGGTCACACGCTCTGCTCGCTGACGCCCGGACCATTGCACCCGGAAAATCCTTCCAGAGCATTTGCAGAGGTGCAGAGGTGGGGGATTCCACCTTTGCTTTGCCGCCTGGCCCGTCCTAAGGCTTGGCAGTTACCTGTTCAGGAGGTCGGCAATGCGGCAAGCTACAGTTCTGGCGATGATGGCGGCGGTCGGGATTTCGCTCCCGGCGCTTCCCGGTCTGGCCCGGCAGGCGGACAACGAGGTGACCGGCAACTGGGCCGGTGCAGCGGGCGATGGGTTCTGGTTCCGCGCGCAGCTGGAGACCGAGTCCGATCTGGCAGCGCTGAAGATCTGGAATGGAATGGGGGCGGTGCCGGATGGCAATGACGCGCCGGACCTGGACGTCGCCGATTTTGCCGTTGCGGCCTTTGCGACCTCGCAGCGGCTGGAAGTGGTCGAGACCCCGGATGGCAGCACGCTGCAGGTGATCACCGAATTCGCCGATGAGGAGGGCGAGGGGCGCGAGGTCGTGGAAATCCGTTTTATCGATTTTCAGTATACGATTGTCGGCTATGCGCTCCAGGCCTCTTTCCAGGGCTTCGATGGTCCGGCCGAAGAGACGCAATGTGTGGTCGACACGCTGGCAGGCCGCGTGGTCGAGAATGGCAGGATGCGCAACCTGCCGCCTCTGAACCCCGAGGCGCTGAATGCGAGTGGCTGGGGCGAGGCGGCGGCCTTTGAGCGCGGCTGGTGCAGCCGGTCCGGCGAGGGGGACTGAGATCGCCGCGCGGCTTTCGCGCGGGCCGTCGCGAGGCGCAAATAATTTGATCAAATTTCTTGATGCCGGTCGGGATTGTTCCTATCCTGCGAGGTGAGGGCGCCAGGCGCCTGCTGATTCTTCCTGACGGAAAGGGTGGTCACCATGAATATGATCAACAACAACACGCCCACGGCCGAGTTGCAAAAGCTCGACGCAGCGCATCACTTCCACCCTTTCACCGATAAGGCGGCGCTGGCGAAAAAAGGCGCGCGGGTGATCCTGCGCGGCGAGGGCTGCTGGCTGACGGATTCGGAAGGGCACCGCATTCTGGACGGGATGGCGGGCCTGTGGTGCGTCAACATCGGCTACGGCCGCAAGGAACTGGGTGAGGTTGCAGCGCGCCAGATGATGGAGCTGCCCTATTACAACACCTTCTTCCAGACGACGCATGTACCGGCGATTGCGCTGGCGGCAAAGCTTGCGGAACTGGCGCCGGGCGATCTGAACCATGTGTTCTTTGCCGGCTCGGGATCCGAGGCCAATGACACCAATATCCGCCTTGTCCGCCGCTATTGGCAGGTCAAGGGCCAGCCGGAAAAGCAGGTGATCATCGCGCGCTGGAATGGCTATCATGGCTCGACCATGGGCGGCGGCAGCCTTGGCGGCATGAAACCGATCCATGCCCATGGCGGCAAAATCGACGGTATCGAGCATATCAACCAGCCCTATTGGTGGGGCGAGGGTGGTGACCAGGACGAAGATGCTTTCGGCCTTGCCCGTGCGCAGGAGCTGGAAGCGAAGATCAATGAGATTGGCGCCGACAAGGTTGCGGCCTTCATCGGCGAGCCGGTACAGGGCGCGGGCGGCGTGATCATCCCGCCGAAAACCTATTGGCCGGAAATTCAGCGGATCTGTAAGAAATACAATATCTTGCTGATCGTTGATGAAGTGATCACCGGCTTTGGTCGCACCGGAAACTGGTTCGGCAGCCAGACCTTTGACATCAAGCCCGACATCATGACCATCGCCAAGGGCCTCTCCTCGGGCTATGCGCCGATCGGCGGTTCGATCGTGTCGGATGACGTGGCCGAGGTCGTCGGTTCGGGCGGCGATTTCAACCATGGCTATACCTATTCGGGCCATCCGGTTGCGGCAGCTGTCGCGCTGGAAAACCTGCGCATCATGCAAGACGAGAATGTGGTCGAACATGTGCAGAAGGTCGCCAATCCCTATCTGGCGGAACGCTGGGCGGCGCTGGCCGATCACCCGCTGGTCGGCGAGACGAAACTTGTCGGCCTGATGGGCTCGCTGGTGCTGACCCCGGACAAGGCAACCCGCGCGCGCTTTGCCTCGGAAGAGGGCACCGTTGGTCTGCGGGCGCGCGAGCGCTGCTTTGCCAATGATCTGGTGATGCGCCATGTTGGCGATCGCATGATCATCTCTCCGCCGCTGGTGATCACGACGGCCGAGATCGACACGCTGATCCAGCGCGCGACCAAATCGCTGGATGAATGCTATGCGGGGCTGCAAAAAGACGGGCTTCTGGTCGCGAAAGCGGGCTGATCGCCTGGCGATGGAAATTAAGGCGGGCCGGCTGGCCCGCCTTTTTTGATGTGCTGCCGGCAATCGGGGTCTGGC contains these protein-coding regions:
- a CDS encoding acyl carrier protein, whose translation is MSRSETGSQVIAILAAQALIDPAGINESDRPEDLGIDSLGLVEAIFAIEERFDISVPFNPNDPGQAGPEDLDVSDIGGIIRGIEALIAAQRPVGHL
- a CDS encoding beta-ketoacyl synthase: MRRVVITGAGTVNALAHDLPGTYAALAAGRSGIGPLEFRDADRLTIRIGAQIRGWAWDQGLTPQEQSLYDPFTRYALAAAEEALAMAGPGAAEGAGVLIGSASGGIHTWEENYRAVFEGGRNRVPPLTVPRLMMNAAASHIGMRHGLTGPTFAVSSACSSSNHAIGQAFRLIRDGHAPAMLAGGAEAMLCFSGIKAWEGLRVLSPDGCRPFSASRNGMVMGEGAAVFVLEDEARARARGAKVLAEIAGFGMTADAGDIVVPSVSGAAGAMRAALAEAGLAPEEIGYINAHGTGTRVNDRNEVAAIREVFGAGTGLMVSSTKAAHGHAIGATGALELIACLMALDQGVIAPTLGLDRADPDCDLDHVPNEARRARTGAALSNSFAFGGLNAVLALRAAR
- a CDS encoding invasion associated locus B family protein, with product MLNPRISLLALALAFGSPFAALAQDTTEAPAEATADTTAPAEAAGQPAGGSDLSMGSEIGGQSAIYTASTHEKWELRCERVGLEADPCQLYQLLKDADGSPVAELAIFSLPAGAPGPAVAGANFIAPLETLLTEGMQLTVDTAKARAYPFTVCTQIGCVARIGFTAEEIAGFKKGATAKFAISPFVAPDQKVSLDVSLKGFTSGYDAMVAANVKADAAAAAAAAAAPAPAAAE
- a CDS encoding helicase HerA-like domain-containing protein codes for the protein MTAQNDPATPAAAQDRIFLGGGGEGYGVAQELLLKYGNRHGLIAGATGTGKTVTLQVLAEGFAAAGVPVFLSDIKGDLSGICQPGDPAAKTHAAFAARAETIGIDLAYRAYPVLFWDLFGQRGHPVRTTIAEMGPLLLSRLLELTEVQEGVMNVAFRLADDEKLALLDMKDLRALLTFIAENSAEISSTYGLVSSQSVGAIQRRLLMLENEGATQLFGEPALELADLMTVDPDGTGRISILVADRLINSTRLYATFLLWLLSELFEALPEVGDPDKPKLVFFFDEAHLLFNDAPKALISRIEQVARLIRSKGVGVYFITQNPADVPDTVLGQLGNRVQHALRTFTAKDQTDLARAARTYRANPRFPIEEAIREVGTGEAVTSLLEAKGVPGMAERTLVRPPFSRLGPAEESARVAAFAASPLAGKYDTEIDRESAFEILRARAGKAAAEASRSQEAVAEGAAGEEFSRGRRYGGENSSRRYEAPTRTTEPAPKKKSSSSRSDSVGEAFAKSFARQLGSKSGQAVVRGVLGTIFGKR
- a CDS encoding aspartate aminotransferase family protein; translation: MNMINNNTPTAELQKLDAAHHFHPFTDKAALAKKGARVILRGEGCWLTDSEGHRILDGMAGLWCVNIGYGRKELGEVAARQMMELPYYNTFFQTTHVPAIALAAKLAELAPGDLNHVFFAGSGSEANDTNIRLVRRYWQVKGQPEKQVIIARWNGYHGSTMGGGSLGGMKPIHAHGGKIDGIEHINQPYWWGEGGDQDEDAFGLARAQELEAKINEIGADKVAAFIGEPVQGAGGVIIPPKTYWPEIQRICKKYNILLIVDEVITGFGRTGNWFGSQTFDIKPDIMTIAKGLSSGYAPIGGSIVSDDVAEVVGSGGDFNHGYTYSGHPVAAAVALENLRIMQDENVVEHVQKVANPYLAERWAALADHPLVGETKLVGLMGSLVLTPDKATRARFASEEGTVGLRARERCFANDLVMRHVGDRMIISPPLVITTAEIDTLIQRATKSLDECYAGLQKDGLLVAKAG